A part of Nostoc sp. C052 genomic DNA contains:
- a CDS encoding ATP-binding protein — translation MKSSFDYLEDLLADNYPIIACESPLQERHRLLTRITTYCQQAGKKAYIWNLSEDSIKELAVSAEENLVLREFDDYKPSIKQNKEDYFQVLNFWKIYSGTGVLIVENIFPWIKENTPKETDFIISEWIKSSLVNLKFHTKNSGKTTILLGANAEIASEIAAEIPLWSQELPDAQEIIGSLIKSKNFSFTYTEQDYLEIANASAGLYISDIMYCLNDISKNHDLRNSSEIAKLLLSKKIQLLNRLYDIEFLPPPKVQLGGLELMQQSFKKFKRLLTPRAKQYNLRVPKGIMLVGPPGTGKSHSAKACSQNMGIPLIMVDWGNFRSFGNQAEMKLKRLLRLADRLNQVILYFDDFDKGFAGEDDLAKRLAGQLLTWMQERTSDVLVIASVNRMEWLPPELTRAGRFDYLFKVDLPNNGERYSIFKLHAARFDERFRNGGDPWSEEQWRRILKATNRCVGAEIQTIVERAASTIFYETVTEDTYSESQLPTLELTIEALLEERRQINPLAIREADKVESMRNKADQQALPSSPLDESKFAVGNIEIFS, via the coding sequence ATGAAGTCTAGCTTTGACTATCTAGAAGACCTTCTTGCGGACAACTATCCAATCATCGCCTGCGAATCTCCCCTCCAAGAACGTCACCGCCTCCTCACCCGAATCACTACTTACTGTCAGCAAGCAGGCAAAAAAGCCTATATATGGAATCTCAGCGAGGACAGTATTAAAGAACTAGCCGTCAGCGCCGAAGAAAATCTCGTTCTTCGAGAGTTTGACGACTATAAACCTTCGATAAAACAAAATAAAGAAGACTATTTTCAAGTACTCAATTTCTGGAAAATTTATTCTGGCACTGGAGTATTAATCGTTGAGAATATCTTCCCTTGGATAAAAGAAAATACACCTAAAGAAACCGATTTTATTATATCAGAATGGATTAAATCGTCGCTAGTTAACCTCAAATTTCATACCAAAAATAGTGGCAAAACTACTATATTACTAGGAGCCAACGCCGAGATAGCAAGCGAAATAGCGGCAGAAATTCCCCTATGGAGTCAAGAACTACCAGATGCACAAGAAATTATTGGCAGTTTAATTAAAAGCAAAAATTTTTCTTTCACATATACGGAACAAGACTATTTAGAAATTGCTAACGCTAGTGCTGGTTTGTATATTTCTGATATTATGTATTGCCTAAACGATATTAGTAAAAATCATGATTTAAGAAATTCTAGTGAGATAGCCAAGCTTCTGCTATCAAAAAAAATTCAACTGCTCAACCGCTTGTATGATATCGAATTCTTACCTCCGCCAAAAGTCCAGCTTGGTGGGTTGGAACTCATGCAGCAGTCATTCAAAAAGTTCAAGCGATTGCTTACCCCGCGTGCCAAACAATACAATCTGCGTGTACCCAAAGGGATTATGCTTGTGGGGCCACCGGGGACAGGAAAATCACACTCAGCAAAAGCCTGTTCCCAGAATATGGGTATTCCCCTCATCATGGTCGATTGGGGCAACTTTAGAAGTTTTGGCAACCAAGCAGAAATGAAACTCAAACGCTTGTTGCGACTGGCAGATAGGCTCAATCAAGTAATTTTGTACTTCGACGACTTCGATAAAGGCTTCGCCGGGGAGGATGACCTCGCCAAACGGCTTGCTGGCCAGCTGTTGACGTGGATGCAAGAGCGCACGTCAGATGTACTGGTCATCGCCTCAGTCAACCGCATGGAATGGCTGCCACCCGAACTCACCCGTGCTGGACGGTTTGACTATTTATTTAAGGTAGACCTGCCCAATAATGGGGAAAGATATAGTATCTTCAAACTGCACGCTGCCCGATTTGACGAACGTTTTCGCAATGGCGGCGACCCCTGGAGCGAGGAACAATGGCGCAGAATTCTTAAAGCCACCAATCGGTGTGTAGGTGCAGAAATCCAGACAATTGTAGAACGCGCCGCTAGTACCATATTCTACGAAACAGTAACAGAAGATACCTACTCAGAAAGTCAACTTCCCACACTCGAACTAACAATCGAGGCATTACTAGAAGAACGCCGCCAGATTAACCCGCTTGCCATCCGCGAAGCCGATAAAGTCGAGTCGATGCGTAACAAAGCTGACCAACAAGCTTTACCTAGTAGTCCCCTTGATGAAAGCAAGTTTGCTGTTGGCAACATCGAGATTTTTAGCTAA
- a CDS encoding DUF192 domain-containing protein, with translation MEVTRQTAQTNIQTKQAQNPEKSRFFKILNIVGPIAGFTAALSPLPLYFWTHQPQYLPIGATFTSNNQTIQLELADDRKKYAHGLKFRDSIPENHGMLFVLKKPEKVKLWMQDTYIPLDMIFLQDGVIKSIVEAAPPCKTKTCPKYDSIYPVNQVIELPANSTKTLNLKVGKKLHLDFNPNQTQN, from the coding sequence ATGGAAGTCACAAGACAAACCGCTCAAACCAACATTCAAACTAAACAAGCACAAAATCCAGAAAAAAGCCGATTTTTCAAAATTCTCAATATCGTTGGTCCGATTGCTGGTTTTACTGCTGCTCTCTCACCCCTACCACTATACTTTTGGACTCACCAGCCCCAGTATCTACCTATTGGTGCAACCTTTACCAGCAATAATCAAACAATTCAACTCGAACTAGCAGACGATAGAAAAAAATATGCCCACGGACTCAAATTTCGTGACTCTATTCCCGAAAATCACGGAATGCTATTTGTCCTCAAAAAACCTGAAAAAGTTAAACTTTGGATGCAGGATACGTATATTCCTCTAGATATGATATTTCTCCAAGACGGAGTTATTAAATCAATCGTAGAGGCGGCTCCCCCCTGCAAAACAAAAACCTGTCCTAAGTACGATTCCATCTATCCTGTTAACCAAGTTATCGAACTACCTGCTAACAGTACCAAAACCCTCAACCTCAAAGTAGGCAAGAAGCTCCATCTCGACTTCAACCCAAATCAAACGCAGAATTAG